The Salvelinus namaycush isolate Seneca chromosome 8, SaNama_1.0, whole genome shotgun sequence genome has a segment encoding these proteins:
- the fancf gene encoding Fanconi anemia group F protein — protein sequence MEAVVKNLERTMELLAVSQTETVQRWDKQTLDRAFQWTQYCEHVYTRFHANPTVRDILEKQLQVTNESLRTTFQGYTDFTFSDLSQCQHLLLVGLLNNAAVPSSVIKLLFDTRTVGGKSKDATGHCTELIEVKSARKVLSAIYLKRSTSFPGPDVDVIGMTLMEILDTLLSPASGVSKVGLAEKLLDNILQTCGENEIFSGVVAAALLSRKHNKTATTAAATTTKMVSEGVSLDFILVWLQQHYSLLQHMCSTLPIGLLMDLYQQSVRFRVTYRDMLKQWGSQLEYDMGEGEWVQMYTTDGVSFKTLSDHYRSLLGACPSTKEDVERELTELKVADGDFDVGGLSVWGDLLSELNKV from the coding sequence ATGGAGGCTGTTGTAAAGAACTTGGAGCGGACCATGGAGCTACTCGCTGTGTCGCAGACAGAGACGGTGCAGCGGTGGGACAAACAAACCCTGGACAGAGCCTTCCAATGGACTCAGTACTGCGAACACGTCTACACAAGGTTCCATGCAAATCCAACCGTCAGGGACATCTTGGAAAAACAACTACAGGTGACAAACGAAAGTTTACGAACAACTTTTCAGGGGTATACGGACTTCACGTTTTCTGACCTGTCGCAGTGTCAACACTTGCTGCTTGTGGGGTTACTAAACAACGCCGCTGTTCCGAGCTCAGTCATCAAACTACTTTTCGACACTAGAACGGTTGGAGGTAAATCTAAGGACGCCACCGGTCATTGCACTGAGCTCATAGAAGTGAAATCAGCACGTAAAGTTTTAAGCGCCATTTATTTGAAACGCAGTACGTCCTTTCCTGGTCCGGATGTTGACGTCATAGGCATGACACTGATGGAGATATTGGATACCCTGCTCTCTCCAGCTTCTGGCGTGTCCAAGGTGGGCCTAGCAGAGAAGTTATTGGACAACATCTTACAAACCTGTGGTGAAAATGAAATCTTCTCAGGAGTCGTTGCTGCTGCTCTCCTGTCAAGGAAACACAACAAAACAGCAACAAcggcagcagcaacaacaacaaaaatggttTCAGAAGGAGTTTCATTAGACTTTATCCTGGTTTGGCTCCAGCAACACTACAGTTTACTCCAGCATATGTGTTCCACGTTGCCTATTGGACTTTTGATGGACCTCTACCAGCAGTCTGTGAGATTTAGAGTGACCTACCGTGACATGTTGAAGCAATGGGGGTCACAGTTGGAGTATGACatgggagaaggagagtgggtTCAAATGTATACCACCGACGGGGTGTCGTTCAAGACACTGTCTGACCATTATAGGTCGTTACTAGGGGCTTGTCCGTCAACAAAGGAGGACGTTGAGAGAGAGCTGACAGAACTGAAGGTTGCCGATGGGGACTTTGATGTTGGAGGTCTGAGTGTTTGGGGTGACCTCCTCTCAGAGCTGAACAAGGTCTGA